From the genome of Flavobacterium luteolum, one region includes:
- the odhB gene encoding 2-oxoglutarate dehydrogenase complex dihydrolipoyllysine-residue succinyltransferase, which yields MILEMKVPSPGESIKEVEIATWLVKDGDYVEKDQAIAEVDSDKATLELPAEMSGVITLKAEEGDTVAVGAVVCLIDTDAAKPAGGESAAPAAEAPKAEAPKAEVKAEAPKAAPAQAPAATSYAAGTPSPAARKILDEKNIAPATVSGTGKGGRITKDDAVNAVPSMGTPTGGSRGTERTKLSMLRRKVAERLVSAKNETAMLTTFNEVNMTPINQIRNEYKDAFKAKHGGLGLGFMSFFTKAVTRALQLYPDVNSMMDGDYKIAYDFADISIAVSGPKGLMVPVVRNAELLTFRGIEAEIKRLALRARDGQITVDDMTGGTFTITNGGVFGSMLSTPIINPPQSGILGMHNIIERPIAVNGKVEIHPMMYVALSYDHRIIDGRESVGFLVAVKEALENPVELLMNGDAKRALEL from the coding sequence ATGATTTTAGAAATGAAAGTCCCATCACCAGGGGAGTCAATAAAAGAAGTTGAAATTGCAACTTGGTTAGTAAAAGACGGAGATTATGTAGAGAAAGATCAGGCTATTGCTGAAGTTGATTCAGACAAAGCTACTCTTGAATTGCCTGCTGAAATGAGCGGTGTGATTACACTAAAAGCTGAAGAAGGTGATACAGTTGCAGTAGGCGCTGTAGTTTGTTTAATTGATACAGATGCTGCAAAACCAGCAGGAGGCGAGTCTGCAGCTCCAGCAGCAGAAGCTCCGAAAGCTGAGGCTCCAAAGGCAGAAGTAAAAGCAGAAGCACCAAAAGCTGCTCCAGCTCAAGCTCCAGCTGCTACAAGCTATGCAGCAGGAACTCCATCTCCTGCAGCAAGAAAAATATTAGATGAAAAAAATATTGCTCCAGCAACAGTTTCGGGAACTGGAAAAGGAGGAAGAATCACTAAAGATGATGCTGTAAATGCAGTACCTTCTATGGGAACTCCAACTGGTGGAAGCCGTGGAACTGAGCGTACAAAATTATCTATGTTACGTCGTAAAGTAGCAGAAAGATTGGTTTCGGCTAAAAACGAAACAGCTATGCTTACCACTTTCAACGAGGTAAACATGACGCCAATTAACCAAATTCGTAATGAATACAAAGATGCGTTCAAAGCTAAACATGGTGGTTTAGGTTTAGGTTTCATGTCATTCTTTACAAAAGCAGTTACAAGAGCTTTACAATTATATCCAGATGTTAACTCTATGATGGACGGTGACTACAAAATTGCTTATGATTTTGCTGACATCTCAATCGCAGTTTCTGGACCAAAAGGATTAATGGTTCCTGTTGTTCGTAATGCTGAATTATTAACTTTCCGTGGAATTGAAGCTGAAATCAAAAGATTAGCTTTAAGAGCTCGTGATGGTCAAATTACAGTTGACGATATGACTGGAGGAACTTTCACAATCACAAATGGTGGTGTTTTCGGAAGTATGTTATCTACTCCAATTATCAACCCTCCTCAATCAGGAATTTTAGGAATGCACAACATCATCGAGCGTCCAATCGCTGTAAACGGGAAAGTTGAAATTCACCCAATGATGTATGTTGCTCTTTCTTACGACCACAGAATTATCGACGGACGTGAATCTGTTGGTTTCTTAGTTGCTGTTAAAGAAGCTTTAGAAAATCCAGTAGAATTATTGATGAATGGAGACGCTAAACGTGCTTTAGAGTTGTAA
- a CDS encoding 2-oxoglutarate dehydrogenase E1 component, producing MDRFSFLNAAHTEFFAQLYDQYLVNPDSVEPSWRSFFQGFDFGQTVYNDENPVQTIVEYVTSDNTDYSQISEKLKKEFNVLKLIDGYRTRGHLFTKTNPVRDRRTSSPTLDIENFGLSTADLSTVFDAAQTIGMAPSSLQDIVNRLKAIYCQHIGIEYMYIRNPGVVKWIQDKLAVNVNQPTFSTEEKKTILNKLNQAVSFENFLHTKYVGQKRFSLEGGESIIPALDALIEQAAEKGVEQFVMGMAHRGRLNVLANIFGKSTQDIFGEFDGKDYDQEYFDGDVKYHLGLTADKKTRSGKSININLAPNPSHLETVGAVIEGITRAKQDKYYNDDFSKVLPIAVHGDAAIAGQGILYEIIQMSLLDGYKTGGTIHIVINNQVGFTTNYLDARSSTYCTDVAKVTLSPVLHVNADDAEAVVHAVSFALDYRMQFGRDVFIDLLGYRKYGHNEGDEPRFTQPVLYKIIAKHKNPRDIYAEKLLSDGVIDASYVNALEKEYKSQLEENLEASRKKDLTIITPFMKNEWEGFVQVTDTQMLQKVDTTFDKKGLDSIINTISTLPSDKKFINKITKIVTDRKAGYDNNTLDWGTAEALAYGSLLTEGFDVRISGQDVERGTFSHRHAVVKVEDSEEEVILLDAIENKKGKFGVFNSLLSEYGVLGFDYGYALANPKALTIWEAQFGDFSNGAQIMIDQYISCGEDKWNNQNGIVMLLPHGYEGQGAEHSSARMERYLQLCARHNMYVADCTTPANFFHLLRRQMKTNFRKPLVVFSPKSLLRDPRCVSTVDELANGSFQETIDDNTVDKKKVKTLVFVTGKFYYDIVAERENNGRNDVAVVRIEQLFPFPIEQIKEIIAKYPNADDYVWAQEEPKNMGAYSFMLMNFDLVKWRLASLKAYAAPASGSYTRAKRRHADAIRMVFDKNLFR from the coding sequence ATGGATAGGTTTTCATTTTTAAACGCAGCGCATACTGAGTTTTTTGCACAATTATACGATCAATATTTAGTAAATCCAGATAGCGTTGAGCCTAGCTGGAGAAGTTTCTTTCAAGGTTTCGACTTTGGACAAACTGTTTATAATGACGAAAATCCTGTGCAAACGATCGTTGAGTACGTGACTAGCGATAACACAGATTATAGTCAGATTTCTGAAAAACTAAAGAAAGAATTCAACGTTCTTAAATTAATTGACGGATACCGTACGCGCGGGCATTTATTCACGAAAACAAATCCTGTTCGTGACCGTAGAACTTCATCTCCAACTTTGGATATTGAAAACTTCGGATTATCTACAGCTGACCTTTCAACTGTTTTTGATGCTGCACAAACAATCGGAATGGCACCTTCTTCTTTACAGGATATTGTAAACCGTTTAAAAGCAATTTACTGCCAGCATATCGGTATTGAGTATATGTATATCAGAAATCCTGGCGTTGTAAAATGGATTCAAGATAAATTAGCTGTAAATGTTAATCAGCCAACTTTCTCTACAGAAGAAAAGAAAACAATCTTAAATAAATTAAATCAAGCCGTTTCTTTCGAGAACTTCCTTCATACTAAATATGTTGGACAAAAACGTTTCTCTTTAGAAGGTGGAGAATCTATCATCCCTGCTCTTGATGCTTTGATCGAACAAGCTGCTGAAAAAGGTGTTGAACAATTCGTAATGGGAATGGCTCACCGTGGTCGTTTGAACGTTTTGGCAAACATCTTCGGAAAATCTACTCAGGATATTTTTGGTGAGTTTGACGGTAAAGATTACGATCAGGAATATTTTGATGGTGACGTAAAATACCATCTAGGTCTTACTGCCGACAAAAAAACAAGATCTGGAAAAAGCATCAACATCAATTTAGCACCAAACCCTTCTCACTTAGAAACTGTTGGAGCTGTAATTGAAGGTATTACAAGAGCAAAACAAGATAAATATTATAATGACGATTTCTCTAAAGTATTGCCAATTGCAGTACACGGAGATGCTGCTATTGCAGGTCAGGGTATTTTGTATGAAATCATTCAAATGTCTTTACTTGACGGATACAAAACTGGCGGTACAATTCATATTGTAATCAACAATCAGGTTGGTTTTACAACGAATTACTTAGATGCTCGTTCTTCTACATATTGTACAGACGTTGCCAAAGTAACGCTTTCTCCAGTATTACACGTAAATGCTGATGATGCAGAAGCTGTTGTACACGCTGTATCTTTTGCACTAGACTACAGAATGCAATTTGGACGTGATGTATTTATCGACTTATTAGGATACAGAAAATATGGACACAACGAAGGTGACGAACCTCGTTTCACACAACCTGTATTATACAAAATCATCGCAAAACATAAAAATCCAAGAGACATCTATGCAGAGAAATTATTGTCTGATGGCGTAATCGATGCATCTTATGTAAATGCTTTAGAAAAAGAATACAAATCTCAATTAGAAGAAAACTTAGAAGCTTCTCGTAAAAAAGATTTGACTATCATTACTCCATTCATGAAAAACGAATGGGAAGGATTTGTTCAGGTAACTGATACACAAATGCTTCAAAAAGTAGATACTACTTTTGATAAAAAAGGATTGGATTCTATCATCAACACCATCTCAACTTTACCATCTGACAAGAAGTTTATCAATAAGATTACTAAAATTGTTACCGATAGAAAAGCTGGATACGACAACAACACTCTTGATTGGGGAACTGCAGAAGCACTTGCTTACGGATCTCTTTTAACAGAAGGATTTGATGTTCGTATTTCTGGTCAGGACGTAGAGCGTGGAACTTTCTCTCACCGTCACGCGGTAGTTAAAGTTGAAGATTCTGAAGAAGAAGTAATTCTTTTAGATGCTATTGAAAACAAAAAAGGAAAGTTTGGAGTATTCAACTCTCTTTTATCTGAATATGGTGTTTTAGGTTTTGATTATGGATATGCATTGGCAAATCCAAAAGCCTTAACGATTTGGGAAGCACAATTTGGAGATTTCTCTAATGGAGCTCAAATTATGATTGACCAATATATTTCTTGTGGTGAAGACAAATGGAACAACCAAAATGGTATTGTGATGTTATTGCCTCACGGATATGAAGGCCAAGGTGCTGAACACTCTTCTGCAAGAATGGAACGTTATTTACAACTTTGTGCAAGACACAATATGTATGTTGCAGATTGTACAACGCCAGCAAACTTCTTCCACTTGTTAAGAAGACAAATGAAAACAAATTTCCGTAAACCTTTGGTAGTTTTCTCTCCAAAAAGTTTATTGCGTGACCCAAGATGTGTATCTACAGTTGATGAGTTAGCAAATGGAAGTTTTCAAGAAACAATTGATGACAATACAGTAGATAAAAAGAAAGTAAAAACATTAGTTTTTGTTACTGGTAAATTCTATTATGACATTGTTGCAGAAAGAGAAAATAACGGAAGAAATGACGTTGCGGTTGTTCGTATCGAACAATTATTCCCTTTCCCAATTGAGCAGATTAAAGAAATCATTGCAAAATATCCAAATGCAGACGATTATGTTTGGGCACAAGAAGAACCTAAAAACATGGGAGCTTATAGCTTTATGTTAATGAACTTTGATCTTGTAAAATGGAGATTGGCTTCATTAAAAGCATACGCTGCGCCAGCATCTGGAAGCTACACACGTGCAAAACGTCGTCATGCAGATGCAATTAGAATGGTATTCGATAAAAATTTATTTAGATAA